In Micromonospora sp. WMMD980, the following are encoded in one genomic region:
- a CDS encoding response regulator, which yields MTAPADGKSPIEVLLVEDDPGDVLMTQEAFEEHKLRNRLTVVSDGAEALAYLRREGPYTDAVTPDLILLDLNLPRRDGREVLEEIKKDEVLRRIPVVVLTTSQADEDILRSYQLHANAYVTKPVDFERFISVVRQIDEFFVSVVKLPPRG from the coding sequence ATGACCGCGCCGGCGGATGGTAAGAGCCCGATCGAGGTCCTGCTCGTCGAGGACGATCCGGGCGACGTGCTGATGACCCAGGAGGCGTTCGAGGAGCACAAGCTCCGCAACCGCCTGACGGTCGTCTCCGACGGGGCTGAGGCGCTGGCCTACCTGCGCCGCGAGGGCCCGTACACGGACGCGGTCACGCCCGACCTGATCCTGCTCGACCTGAACCTGCCCCGCCGCGACGGTCGGGAGGTGCTGGAGGAGATCAAGAAGGACGAGGTCCTCCGCCGGATCCCGGTCGTGGTGCTCACCACCTCGCAGGCCGACGAGGACATCCTGCGCAGCTACCAGTTGCACGCCAACGCCTACGTGACCAAGCCGGTGGACTTCGAACGCTTCATCTCGGTGGTCCGCCAGATCGACGAGTTCTTCGTCAGCGTGGTCAAGCTGCCGCCGCGTGGCTGA
- a CDS encoding serine/threonine-protein kinase — MGASVRNGVQLLGERYRLVEQLGAGGMSVVWRGYDEVLGRQVAVKVLASRLATDKAFRHRIRVEAQAAARLCHPNITNVYDYGESVQVGLTVPYVVMELVDGGPLSGRLGRDGQLPWREALTIGAEVASALATAHARGVVHRDVTPGNVMLTPTGVKVVDFGISALVGESDKGPDGALLGTPAYLAPERLDNGHVSPATDVYAVGLLLYRMLTGRLPWQASTTTEMLRAHMYRDPDPMPPVPGLPGQVADLVQRCLAKRPEDRPPTPGVARTLAEAVGIASIVPVSPAFGVVDPALTENADTTILPWSAATDALPYSAIRTRTRRSAARRRRVEAGVAAAGLIAVTAAMWGVTSRSPASGGVEPTEARMGLPEPAPCAVDYSLRRDTGKDFSAELTLTNTGTRELRDWTMSFSFPGKQAVTTARPPARQVGRTVSVAAPAATPALAPGASTKLTLAGRYTGSNTLPVEFEVGGRACGVQVSGIAGSVPVTTAPKTKAPAKPPTKTTKSTAKSGPAKAKPAPKPKAEPPKPGKKGKEGGKGKG, encoded by the coding sequence ATGGGTGCATCGGTCAGGAACGGCGTGCAGCTGCTGGGTGAGCGCTACCGCCTGGTCGAGCAGTTGGGCGCGGGCGGCATGTCGGTGGTCTGGCGCGGCTACGACGAGGTGCTCGGCCGGCAGGTGGCGGTCAAGGTGCTCGCCTCCCGGCTCGCCACCGACAAGGCGTTCCGGCACCGGATCCGCGTCGAGGCGCAGGCCGCCGCGCGGCTCTGCCACCCCAACATCACCAACGTGTACGACTACGGCGAGTCGGTCCAGGTCGGGCTGACCGTGCCGTACGTGGTCATGGAGCTGGTCGACGGCGGCCCGCTCAGCGGCCGGCTCGGCCGCGACGGGCAACTGCCCTGGCGGGAGGCGCTGACCATCGGCGCGGAGGTCGCCTCGGCGCTGGCCACCGCGCACGCCCGCGGCGTGGTGCACCGGGACGTGACGCCCGGCAACGTCATGCTCACCCCGACCGGCGTGAAGGTCGTCGACTTCGGCATCTCGGCGCTGGTGGGGGAGAGCGACAAGGGCCCGGACGGGGCGCTGCTCGGCACGCCGGCCTACCTCGCCCCGGAGCGGTTGGACAACGGTCACGTCTCGCCGGCCACCGACGTCTACGCGGTCGGTCTGCTGCTCTACCGGATGCTCACCGGCCGGCTGCCGTGGCAGGCCAGCACCACCACCGAGATGCTGCGTGCCCACATGTACCGCGACCCGGACCCGATGCCGCCGGTGCCGGGGCTGCCCGGTCAGGTCGCCGACCTGGTCCAGCGGTGCCTGGCGAAGCGCCCGGAGGACCGCCCGCCCACCCCCGGGGTGGCCCGGACGCTCGCCGAGGCGGTCGGGATCGCGTCGATCGTGCCGGTGTCACCGGCGTTCGGCGTCGTCGACCCGGCGCTGACCGAGAACGCCGACACCACGATCCTGCCCTGGTCGGCGGCGACCGACGCGCTGCCGTACTCGGCGATCCGCACCCGGACCCGGCGGTCGGCGGCGCGCCGGCGCAGGGTGGAGGCCGGGGTGGCCGCCGCCGGGCTGATCGCGGTCACCGCCGCCATGTGGGGGGTGACGTCGCGGAGCCCGGCCAGCGGTGGGGTGGAGCCGACGGAGGCGCGGATGGGGCTGCCCGAGCCGGCGCCCTGCGCGGTCGACTACTCGTTGCGCCGCGACACCGGCAAGGACTTCTCGGCCGAGCTGACGCTCACCAACACCGGCACCCGGGAACTGCGCGACTGGACGATGAGCTTCAGCTTCCCCGGTAAGCAGGCGGTCACCACGGCCCGGCCGCCGGCCCGCCAGGTGGGGCGGACCGTCTCGGTGGCGGCCCCGGCGGCGACCCCCGCGCTCGCGCCGGGCGCGTCGACGAAGCTCACGCTGGCCGGGCGCTACACCGGCAGCAACACGCTGCCGGTGGAGTTCGAGGTCGGTGGCCGGGCATGCGGGGTGCAGGTGTCGGGCATCGCCGGGTCGGTGCCGGTCACCACCGCGCCAAAAACCAAGGCGCCGGCCAAACCGCCCACGAAGACCACGAAGAGCACCGCCAAGAGCGGGCCGGCGAAGGCGAAGCCGGCGCCGAAACCCAAGGCGGAACCGCCGAAGCCCGGCAAGAAGGGCAAGGAGGGCGGCAAGGGAAAAGGGTAG
- a CDS encoding sensor histidine kinase encodes MKAYQQGWTLRRRVVALLGVVLALLLGLAAAEAVVAAKNRQNIDSVLLKTGPLRVQAQELMSVLLDQETAVRGYAVNGDRNDLVPYREGVEREQELIASIRSLSAGYPDVRRELAVVERQTTQWRTQVAEPVVAATDRGGPQAGRALITDQTRQQFDGIRGAINSLQDEVLTIRRETAERVNSTSNALVVLLIIAALVVAVAGAVMLLSLDRILIRPLAGLVGQVREVAAGDYQHHIAGSGPPEFRRLADDIDLMRQKIAQELDEVRQARERIEWVNDQLQKQAEELTRSNRDLEQFAYVASHDLQEPLRKVASFCQLLQRRYAGQLDERADQYIAFAVDGAQRMQRLINDLLAFSRIGRLTTGFTEVDLNRVMGDVAGQTEAARQYADAELTWDEMPTIRGEEPLLTNLLVNLVSNSVKFRRPGVPSKVHVSARLVDGEWEISCRDNGIGIEPEFADKIFVIFQRLHSKDAYPGTGIGLAIVKKIVEYHGGRVWVDTDTEEGTTIRFTLPASEADIEAAAAAEQAEAAGSDEAAAEDAPADVAEQPDGATRAESPAETARQDTNGGMRETVG; translated from the coding sequence ATGAAGGCGTACCAGCAGGGGTGGACGCTGCGGCGGCGGGTGGTCGCGCTGCTCGGCGTGGTCCTGGCGTTGCTGCTCGGGTTGGCCGCGGCGGAGGCGGTGGTCGCCGCGAAGAACCGGCAGAACATCGACTCGGTGTTGCTCAAGACCGGCCCACTGCGGGTCCAGGCGCAGGAGTTGATGAGCGTCCTGCTGGACCAGGAGACCGCGGTGCGCGGCTACGCGGTGAACGGCGACCGCAACGACCTGGTTCCCTACCGGGAGGGCGTCGAGCGGGAGCAGGAGCTGATCGCCTCCATCCGTAGCCTTTCCGCCGGCTACCCGGACGTGCGCCGGGAGCTGGCCGTGGTCGAGCGGCAGACCACGCAGTGGCGGACCCAGGTGGCCGAGCCGGTGGTCGCGGCCACCGACCGTGGGGGGCCACAGGCCGGCCGGGCGCTGATCACCGACCAGACCCGCCAGCAGTTCGACGGAATACGAGGCGCGATCAACTCGCTCCAGGACGAGGTCCTGACCATTCGGAGGGAGACCGCCGAACGGGTCAACTCGACCAGCAACGCGCTGGTCGTGCTGCTGATCATCGCGGCGCTGGTGGTGGCGGTGGCCGGCGCGGTCATGCTGCTCTCGCTCGACCGGATCCTGATCCGCCCGCTGGCCGGCCTGGTCGGGCAGGTGCGCGAGGTGGCCGCCGGCGACTACCAGCACCACATCGCCGGCTCCGGCCCGCCGGAGTTCCGCCGGCTCGCCGACGACATCGACCTGATGCGGCAGAAGATCGCCCAGGAGCTGGACGAGGTACGCCAGGCCCGGGAGCGGATCGAGTGGGTCAACGACCAGCTCCAGAAGCAGGCCGAGGAGTTGACCCGCTCCAACCGCGACCTGGAGCAGTTCGCCTACGTGGCCTCGCACGACCTCCAGGAGCCACTGCGCAAGGTGGCCAGCTTCTGCCAACTGCTCCAGCGTCGCTACGCCGGGCAGCTCGACGAGCGGGCCGACCAGTACATCGCATTCGCGGTGGACGGCGCGCAGCGGATGCAGCGACTCATCAACGACCTGCTGGCGTTCTCCCGCATCGGCCGGCTCACCACCGGGTTCACCGAGGTCGACCTGAACCGGGTGATGGGCGACGTGGCCGGGCAGACCGAGGCGGCCCGCCAGTACGCCGACGCGGAGCTGACCTGGGACGAGATGCCCACCATCCGCGGCGAGGAGCCGCTGCTGACCAACCTGCTGGTCAACCTGGTCAGCAATTCGGTGAAGTTCCGCCGCCCGGGCGTGCCGTCGAAGGTGCACGTCTCGGCCCGGCTGGTCGACGGCGAGTGGGAGATCAGCTGCCGGGACAACGGCATCGGGATCGAGCCGGAGTTCGCCGACAAGATCTTCGTGATCTTCCAGCGGCTGCACTCCAAGGACGCCTACCCGGGCACCGGGATCGGGCTCGCCATCGTCAAGAAGATCGTCGAATACCACGGCGGTCGGGTCTGGGTGGACACCGATACCGAGGAGGGCACCACGATCCGGTTCACACTGCCGGCGTCGGAGGCCGACATCGAGGCCGCCGCCGCCGCGGAGCAGGCGGAGGCGGCCGGGTCGGACGAGGCCGCCGCCGAGGACGCGCCGGCAGACGTCGCGGAACAGCCGGACGGCGCGACCCGCGCGGAGTCGCCCGCGGAGACGGCCCGACAGGATACAAACGGTGGCATGAGGGAGACGGTGGGATGA
- a CDS encoding TrkA family potassium uptake protein, translating to MSARHSDDAGVVVIGLGRFGYHLAGALARLDHEVLAIDRNPARVQRWSAELDRVVQADATEEVALRQLGVAAFARVVVAIGASVEASVLTVLALTELGVPQIWARATSEKHAKILHSVGAHHVVFPKAETGERVAHLIVSRMLDFIEFGDDFAIAKVRVPAPLVGRALREVAPRDRYGVMVVGAKLPGEPFRYAGPDTVLAPQSVLIVEGSITQVQRFAALT from the coding sequence TTGTCGGCTAGACACTCGGACGACGCCGGTGTCGTCGTGATCGGCCTGGGCCGGTTCGGCTACCACCTGGCCGGCGCGCTGGCGCGCCTGGACCACGAGGTGCTCGCCATCGACCGGAACCCGGCACGGGTCCAGCGGTGGTCCGCCGAACTGGACCGGGTGGTGCAGGCCGACGCCACCGAGGAGGTGGCGCTACGCCAGCTCGGCGTGGCCGCCTTCGCCCGCGTGGTGGTCGCCATCGGCGCGTCGGTCGAGGCCAGTGTGCTCACCGTGCTGGCGCTGACCGAGCTGGGCGTCCCGCAGATCTGGGCGCGAGCCACCTCGGAGAAGCACGCCAAGATCCTGCACTCGGTCGGCGCGCACCACGTGGTGTTCCCGAAGGCGGAGACCGGCGAGCGGGTGGCGCACCTGATCGTCAGCCGGATGCTCGACTTCATCGAGTTCGGCGACGACTTCGCGATCGCCAAGGTCCGGGTGCCGGCGCCGCTGGTCGGGCGCGCGCTGCGCGAGGTGGCCCCGCGCGACAGGTACGGGGTGATGGTGGTCGGCGCGAAGCTGCCGGGCGAGCCGTTCCGCTATGCCGGCCCGGACACCGTGCTGGCACCGCAGAGCGTGCTCATCGTGGAGGGCAGCATCACCCAGGTGCAACGCTTCGCGGCGCTGACCTGA
- a CDS encoding fused MFS/spermidine synthase has product MSSTSSDIVIGPATDAPAPPRALPNGLAAFLVFLSSGAVLVLETVALRLVGPYVGVTLQVTSSVIGMALAAIAYGAWMGGWLADRRDPRALLAPALVLAGIATAVTLPIVRYAGEALRGGAASAVLLLTALTVLLPAALLAGITPLVVKLQLADLRRTGQVVGKLSSIGTLGGITATLGTGFILVAALPSSVIVLSLAGVLGVTGLALGFWLRRRDGAVLSTPGRARAALALIGLSAAGLTAAAPNPCDVETAYHCARVEADPGSPDGRTLFLNSARHSYVDLTDPTHLEYSYTRWIGLVADLARPAGQPVDALHLGGGGFTVPGYLAATRPGTDNLVFEVDGGLVELDRRELGLRTGPTLRAEVGDARVLLGGEPTDSRDFIVGDAFGHLVVPWHLATREMAVDIRRVLRPDGIYVQNVIDYPPDRFVRAELATVAAVFDHVALIAPPGAIAGQHGANFVIVASDVPLPLAGIPAGLRGLPEPAELLDEAKTAAWAGDARVLTDDFAPVDQLLATA; this is encoded by the coding sequence GTGAGCAGCACATCGTCCGACATCGTCATCGGGCCGGCGACCGACGCGCCGGCACCGCCGCGCGCGCTGCCGAACGGGCTCGCCGCCTTCCTGGTCTTCCTCTCCAGCGGTGCGGTGCTGGTGCTGGAGACCGTCGCGCTGCGCCTGGTCGGCCCCTATGTCGGGGTGACCCTCCAGGTGACCAGCTCGGTCATCGGCATGGCGCTGGCCGCCATCGCGTACGGGGCGTGGATGGGCGGGTGGCTCGCCGACCGGCGGGACCCGCGCGCCCTGCTCGCCCCGGCCCTGGTGCTGGCCGGCATCGCCACCGCCGTCACCCTGCCGATCGTCAGGTACGCCGGTGAGGCGCTGCGCGGCGGCGCGGCGAGCGCGGTGCTCCTGCTGACCGCGCTGACCGTGCTGCTGCCCGCGGCGCTGCTGGCCGGGATCACCCCGCTCGTGGTGAAGCTTCAGTTGGCCGACCTGCGCCGCACCGGCCAGGTGGTCGGCAAACTCTCCAGCATCGGCACGCTCGGCGGGATCACCGCCACGCTGGGCACCGGCTTCATCCTGGTGGCCGCGCTGCCCAGCTCGGTGATCGTGTTGTCGCTGGCCGGGGTGCTCGGCGTGACCGGGCTGGCGCTCGGGTTCTGGCTGCGGCGGCGGGACGGCGCGGTGCTGTCGACGCCGGGGCGGGCCAGGGCGGCGCTCGCGCTGATCGGCCTCTCCGCCGCCGGGCTCACCGCCGCCGCGCCGAACCCGTGCGACGTGGAGACCGCGTACCACTGTGCCCGGGTGGAGGCGGACCCCGGCTCGCCGGACGGGCGCACGCTCTTCCTCAACTCGGCGCGGCACTCCTACGTCGACCTGACCGACCCGACCCACCTGGAATACTCGTACACCCGGTGGATCGGCCTGGTCGCGGACCTGGCTCGGCCGGCGGGGCAGCCGGTGGACGCGCTGCACCTGGGCGGCGGCGGCTTCACCGTGCCGGGCTACCTGGCGGCGACCCGTCCCGGCACCGACAACCTCGTCTTCGAGGTCGACGGCGGCCTGGTCGAGCTGGACCGGCGGGAGCTGGGTCTGCGCACCGGGCCCACGCTGCGCGCCGAGGTCGGTGACGCACGGGTGCTGCTCGGCGGCGAGCCGACCGACAGTCGGGACTTCATCGTCGGCGACGCGTTCGGCCACCTGGTGGTGCCCTGGCACCTGGCCACGAGGGAGATGGCCGTGGACATCCGGCGGGTGCTCCGCCCGGACGGGATCTACGTGCAGAACGTGATCGACTATCCGCCGGACCGGTTCGTCCGGGCCGAGCTGGCCACCGTCGCGGCCGTGTTCGACCACGTGGCGTTGATCGCCCCGCCGGGCGCGATCGCCGGGCAGCACGGCGCGAACTTCGTCATCGTCGCCTCGGACGTGCCGCTGCCGCTGGCCGGAATCCCCGCCGGGCTCAGGGGTCTTCCCGAGCCGGCCGAGCTGCTCGACGAGGCGAAGACGGCCGCCTGGGCCGGCGACGCGAGAGTGCTCACCGACGACTTCGCCCCGGTGGACCAACTGCTGGCGACCGCCTGA
- a CDS encoding inositol monophosphatase family protein, which produces MADPLLDDVAALLREAAADVVVPMFRRLDPSDISEKAPGEVVTVADREAEKLISEGLRRLRPGSVVVGEEAVAEDPDLLRHLGGSGDVWLVDPIDGTSNFAAGKRPFALMAALLTDGVPVASWVYDPLDGTMAAGRLEAGVTLDGTPVRTDRPAPAAVALRGTAMTKFLPGDVRGDVEAGGRRIGELLPGQHCAGREYLDVLTGAQQFVLFWRTLPWDHTPGTLLVREAGGVARRFDGTDYHPADEGRGLLVAASPEIWDEVYAALLAR; this is translated from the coding sequence GTGGCTGACCCCCTGCTGGACGACGTCGCCGCGCTGCTGCGGGAGGCCGCGGCCGACGTCGTCGTGCCGATGTTCCGCCGGCTCGACCCGTCCGACATCTCCGAGAAGGCGCCCGGCGAGGTGGTCACCGTCGCCGACCGCGAGGCCGAGAAGCTGATCTCCGAGGGCCTGCGGCGGCTACGCCCCGGCTCGGTGGTGGTCGGCGAGGAAGCCGTCGCCGAGGATCCCGACCTGCTGCGGCACCTGGGCGGCAGCGGTGACGTCTGGCTCGTCGACCCGATCGACGGCACGTCCAACTTCGCCGCCGGCAAGCGGCCGTTCGCGTTGATGGCGGCGCTGCTCACCGACGGCGTACCGGTGGCGTCCTGGGTCTACGACCCGCTGGACGGCACGATGGCGGCCGGCCGGCTCGAGGCCGGGGTCACGCTCGACGGCACACCGGTGCGGACCGACCGGCCGGCGCCGGCGGCGGTCGCGCTGCGCGGCACCGCGATGACGAAGTTCCTGCCCGGTGACGTCCGCGGCGACGTCGAGGCCGGTGGCCGCCGGATCGGCGAGCTGCTGCCCGGCCAGCACTGCGCCGGTCGGGAATACCTGGACGTGCTCACCGGCGCGCAGCAGTTCGTGCTCTTCTGGCGCACGCTGCCCTGGGACCACACCCCCGGCACGCTGCTGGTCCGGGAGGCCGGCGGGGTGGCCCGCCGCTTCGACGGCACCGACTACCACCCCGCCGACGAGGGCCGGGGCCTGCTGGTCGCGGCCAGCCCGGAGATCTGGGACGAGGTGTACGCGGCGCTGCTGGCCCGGTGA
- a CDS encoding fused response regulator/phosphatase: protein MVPRAGAGLHGGLPPGERLRVLLVEDDEGDAFLVGELLAETNSMIDLLVATSLSEARQRVMGVDCVLLDLGLPDAQGLDGLRRVLEMASGAAVCVLTGRSDEHLGIVAVAEGAQDYLVKGQVDGVLLTRALRYAVERKRADENARRLREVELRQAESARLERGLLPQPLMTTDEVSVHTFYRPGRHAALIGGDFYDVVQTRPDRIDLIVGDVCGHGVDEAALGVELRVAWRALVLAGVPDDEVLPALEQVLMSERRLQEIFATVATVRLDLASARATVRLAGHPPPLLLSGGRVAPVPAKGGLLLGVRPRRPVAFDLEFDADDWSLLMYTDGLIEGRVDGGDERLDVPGLTGLLAEPANHAVPLSELPAWLVGRAEQINGGPLADDVAMLLVTRGSGR from the coding sequence GTGGTGCCGCGTGCCGGCGCCGGGCTGCACGGCGGCCTCCCGCCGGGCGAACGGCTGCGGGTGCTGCTGGTCGAGGACGACGAGGGCGACGCCTTCCTGGTCGGTGAGCTGCTCGCCGAGACCAACTCGATGATCGACCTGCTGGTCGCCACCAGTCTCAGCGAGGCCCGGCAGCGGGTGATGGGCGTCGACTGCGTCCTGCTCGATCTCGGCCTGCCCGACGCGCAGGGCCTCGACGGGCTGCGCCGGGTGCTGGAGATGGCCAGCGGCGCCGCGGTCTGCGTGCTGACCGGGCGCTCCGACGAGCACCTCGGCATCGTGGCGGTCGCCGAGGGCGCGCAGGACTACCTGGTCAAGGGGCAGGTCGACGGCGTCCTGCTGACCCGGGCGCTGCGCTACGCGGTGGAACGCAAGCGGGCCGACGAGAACGCCCGCCGGCTGCGCGAGGTGGAGCTGCGCCAGGCCGAGTCGGCCCGCCTGGAACGTGGCCTGTTGCCGCAGCCGCTGATGACCACCGACGAGGTGTCGGTGCACACCTTCTACCGGCCCGGCCGGCACGCCGCGCTGATCGGCGGCGACTTCTACGACGTGGTGCAGACCCGCCCGGACCGGATCGACCTGATCGTCGGCGACGTCTGCGGCCACGGCGTGGACGAGGCCGCGCTCGGGGTCGAGCTGCGGGTCGCCTGGCGGGCGCTGGTGCTGGCCGGCGTGCCCGACGACGAGGTGCTCCCCGCGCTGGAGCAGGTGCTGATGAGCGAGCGCCGGCTCCAGGAGATCTTCGCGACGGTGGCCACCGTGCGGCTCGACCTGGCGTCCGCCCGGGCCACCGTGCGACTCGCCGGTCACCCGCCGCCGCTGCTGCTCAGCGGCGGTAGGGTCGCCCCGGTGCCGGCCAAGGGCGGGCTGCTGCTCGGCGTCCGGCCCCGCCGCCCCGTCGCCTTCGACCTGGAGTTCGACGCCGACGACTGGTCCCTGCTGATGTACACCGACGGCCTCATCGAGGGCCGGGTCGACGGCGGCGACGAACGGCTCGACGTGCCCGGGCTGACCGGCCTGCTCGCCGAGCCGGCCAACCACGCGGTGCCGCTCTCCGAGCTGCCCGCCTGGCTGGTCGGGCGCGCCGAGCAGATCAACGGCGGCCCGCTCGCCGACGACGTGGCGATGTTGCTGGTGACCCGGGGCAGCGGTCGGTGA
- a CDS encoding M28 family peptidase: protein MGAPPTRPADRAFAKPRRRLLAAVAALVALLAVGAGVLVGLATPTPRPADAPAGEFSAARAYRNVEVIAARPHVAGSAANDQVREHLVGALRGLGLQTEVQDAVAPEAGQLSGAAGGATLARVRNVVARLPGTDPTGKVFLVAHYDSVQTGPGGNDDAAGTATILEVARALTTGPRPRNDVVFVLTDAEEACLCGAAGFAADHPLAADGGVVLNLEARGSTGPVIMFETSRNNAKLVDVFGRAAPHPVGTSFAVEIYRALPNDTDFTAFLDQKFVGLNSAYIDGGAIYHTPLDVPARMDRGSLQMHGDNALGLAREFGRTDLGDLRSGHDDTYFPVLGGLVRYPGWLTLPLAVAALLAVGALGWLLRRRGRASVGTLAAGAGLALAPVVVAPLGAWLLWAAITTIRPGYAELLDPYRPVWYRLAVVALAATVLLGWYALSRRRVGPAALAFGGLLWLALFGVLLAVLVPGGAYLTTLPALAGAAAGLAALATRLDGPWPVVAVTLAGAVAVVVLLPPVVLLFPALGMGMGAVAALVAVLLGLALLPVVDLLHPRAGGQRGLLALRARRLGALPTGAAFVAAAVFAGVGLAVDRFDAGHPVPTHLMYALDAGTKKAAWLSHEEKPQPWTDRYVDRTISVADDFPGIGDGELRAGPAEAAALPAPKVETLADDRNGDQRVLRLRVTPQRQVRLLTLHVDTGTATVRAASVAGRDVPVKARAGRWGFGIVFHAPPPEGVEVTLTLVPSADSVRLRVMDASDGLSALPGFRQRPATVGVVGSHSSEMLAVAQTYTL, encoded by the coding sequence GTGGGCGCACCCCCCACCCGCCCCGCCGACCGGGCGTTCGCCAAGCCCCGCCGCCGGTTGCTCGCCGCCGTCGCCGCGCTGGTGGCGCTGCTCGCCGTCGGGGCGGGCGTCCTGGTCGGCCTGGCCACCCCGACGCCACGCCCGGCGGACGCGCCGGCCGGCGAGTTCAGCGCCGCCCGGGCGTACCGGAACGTCGAGGTGATCGCGGCCCGGCCGCACGTGGCCGGCAGCGCGGCCAACGACCAGGTCCGCGAGCACCTGGTCGGCGCGCTGCGCGGGCTGGGCCTGCAGACCGAGGTGCAGGACGCGGTGGCGCCCGAGGCCGGTCAGCTCAGCGGCGCGGCCGGCGGGGCGACGCTGGCCCGGGTGCGCAACGTGGTGGCCCGACTCCCCGGCACCGACCCGACCGGTAAGGTCTTCCTGGTCGCGCACTACGACTCGGTGCAGACCGGGCCGGGCGGCAACGACGACGCCGCCGGCACCGCCACCATCCTGGAGGTGGCCCGGGCGCTGACCACCGGCCCGCGTCCCCGCAACGACGTGGTGTTCGTGCTCACCGACGCGGAGGAGGCGTGCCTCTGCGGCGCGGCCGGCTTCGCCGCCGACCACCCGTTGGCCGCCGACGGCGGGGTGGTGCTCAACCTGGAGGCGCGCGGCTCGACCGGCCCGGTGATCATGTTCGAGACGTCGCGGAACAACGCGAAGCTGGTGGACGTGTTCGGCCGGGCCGCGCCGCACCCGGTGGGCACCTCGTTCGCGGTGGAGATCTACCGGGCGCTGCCCAACGACACCGACTTCACCGCGTTTCTCGACCAGAAGTTCGTCGGCCTGAACTCGGCCTACATCGACGGCGGGGCGATCTACCACACCCCGCTGGACGTGCCGGCCCGGATGGACCGGGGCAGCCTCCAGATGCACGGCGACAACGCGCTCGGCCTGGCCCGCGAGTTCGGCCGCACCGACCTCGGCGACCTGCGCTCCGGCCACGACGACACCTATTTCCCGGTGCTCGGCGGGCTGGTCCGCTACCCCGGTTGGCTGACCCTGCCGCTCGCGGTCGCCGCGCTGCTCGCCGTCGGCGCGCTGGGCTGGCTGCTGCGCCGCCGTGGCCGGGCGTCCGTCGGCACGCTCGCCGCCGGCGCTGGCCTGGCCCTGGCCCCGGTCGTCGTGGCCCCGCTGGGCGCGTGGCTGCTCTGGGCCGCGATCACCACGATCCGTCCCGGGTACGCCGAGCTGCTCGACCCGTACCGTCCGGTCTGGTACCGCCTCGCCGTGGTGGCGCTCGCCGCCACGGTGCTGCTCGGCTGGTACGCCCTGTCCCGCCGCCGGGTCGGCCCGGCCGCGCTGGCGTTCGGCGGTCTGCTCTGGCTGGCCCTGTTCGGCGTGCTGCTCGCGGTGCTGGTACCCGGCGGCGCGTACCTCACCACCCTGCCGGCGCTGGCCGGCGCCGCCGCCGGCCTCGCGGCGCTGGCCACCCGGCTGGACGGGCCGTGGCCGGTGGTCGCGGTGACGCTCGCCGGCGCGGTGGCCGTGGTGGTCCTGCTGCCCCCGGTGGTGCTGCTCTTCCCGGCGCTCGGCATGGGCATGGGCGCGGTGGCCGCGCTGGTCGCGGTGCTGCTCGGGTTGGCCCTGCTGCCGGTGGTGGATCTGCTGCACCCGCGCGCCGGCGGCCAGCGCGGCCTGCTGGCGCTGCGCGCCCGCCGCCTCGGCGCGCTGCCGACCGGCGCGGCGTTCGTCGCGGCGGCGGTGTTCGCCGGGGTCGGCCTGGCCGTCGACCGCTTCGACGCCGGCCACCCCGTGCCCACCCATCTGATGTACGCGCTGGACGCCGGCACGAAGAAGGCGGCCTGGCTCAGCCACGAGGAGAAGCCGCAGCCCTGGACCGACCGCTACGTCGACCGGACCATCTCGGTGGCCGACGACTTCCCCGGCATCGGCGACGGCGAGCTGCGCGCCGGCCCGGCCGAGGCGGCGGCCCTGCCCGCGCCGAAGGTGGAGACGCTCGCCGACGACCGCAACGGTGACCAGCGGGTGCTGCGGCTGCGGGTGACGCCGCAGCGGCAGGTTCGGCTGCTGACGTTGCACGTCGACACCGGCACCGCCACCGTGCGGGCCGCCTCGGTGGCCGGGCGGGACGTGCCGGTGAAGGCGCGCGCGGGCCGGTGGGGCTTCGGCATCGTGTTCCACGCCCCGCCGCCGGAGGGCGTCGAGGTGACGCTGACGCTGGTGCCGTCCGCCGACTCGGTGCGCCTGCGGGTGATGGACGCCAGCGACGGGTTGTCCGCGCTGCCCGGTTTCCGGCAGCGGCCGGCGACGGTGGGCGTGGTCGGCTCGCACAGCTCGGAGATGCTGGCGGTGGCGCAGACGTACACGCTCTAG